The Bacteroides sp. AN502(2024) DNA segment AGCGGCATAAGCTGCGAAAGCGGAACGAGTGCGCCCGTCGGGTGAAAGCCAGATACCGAGGTCACCATAGCCTGAAAAATGCTTATCTTGAAGTCCTCGAACTGCTGGTTTATACGCGCCTGACGTTCGGCGTAACTCTCCATGATGATGGCTGCCTGTTCCTCAGCTGAGGACGTGCCTGTAACCGCGTCCGTGAAGTCCTGCAAACTTTCAGTGCCGTTTATCAGGGCAAGGGCGGCGTTCGCGTTTTCACGGCCAAACAGGGCAGGAGACAGCAGCGCATCGTCTTTCAGCAACGGTTTGAGCGTTTCCAGACGTTCTTTCAGCGGCTTTGTCTTATCTGTCAGGGAAGACACGTTGATGCCAGCCTTTTGCAGTTCCTCCTGCGTCTTTTCGGGCAGGAAGCGGCCTGCGGCAAGGGTGGACAGCACGTTACGCAGGGCGACGCCGCCCTCCGAACCTTTCTTGCCCGCCTTGTCAAGTACCTGAATGGCGGCGTTCGTTTCCTCAAAACTGACGTTGACGCTT contains these protein-coding regions:
- a CDS encoding phage tail tape measure protein, encoding MAGESVNVSFEETNAAIQVLDKAGKKGSEGGVALRNVLSTLAAGRFLPEKTQEELQKAGINVSSLTDKTKPLKERLETLKPLLKDDALLSPALFGRENANAALALINGTESLQDFTDAVTGTSSAEEQAAIIMESYAERQARINQQFEDFKISIFQAMVTSVSGFHPTGALVPLSQLMPLLIGMGNLMTWIKGLQWAAMWSHIQGFIYAAVVMAFMNRELITGQFASNGFLINITLRHVAGALVRQWGFQASRSGRAGSVLCHGWDSFGHFRECRLRLFWCVQSGGCYRLPRGQCGHHEHPDHRVDSRGHCRPCRSGCLLLEHVGEVPRYLKKPPGEFCRHV